The following are encoded together in the Daucus carota subsp. sativus chromosome 5, DH1 v3.0, whole genome shotgun sequence genome:
- the LOC135152597 gene encoding uncharacterized protein LOC135152597, with the protein MGPPTVTQRVDTLEEKVLDLDETLKEMVSQTVGKAMDAMRHSLTEVLLEGQSLAVKKMGAEFEALTGRLEGRVNRSREHHETLINTMRNDQLKFQADVRSTLEKLDASAHRSDPLVSPVNSALGGGGGDNGGRFQTRDGVGGSNGGRSPVGGHGLGPGPGNWRYRKLDMPVFDGSDPDGWILRVERYFAFYRLTEDEMLEAVVVAMEGDALRWLQWEHKRHPIRRWADLKRFVLRQFRSSSGGSLYEQWLSTAQTATVHDYRRSFIETSAPLEGLSEDILMGHFINGLKEEIRAEVRLLNPMCLEQAMEQAIRVEEKLKVTGQRKFWGVAKSRVFSTTSRGGSSVGQYSISSPGSSPGSKHWELQSTDSQASTQSTVASSPRSQTGGDVRRLTERELQEKRANGLCYRCDAKWSVGHRCKKKELSVMLIMEDEGELDSTDSDVPLSPTEEVISEVSLNSVVGISNPKTMKLKGLIGNHEVVVMVDPGATHNFISLETVAATGIRVENSMGFGVSLGNGDAIKGEGLCKDVTVHLDGGLEVTADFLPLKLGSTDVILGIAWLKRLGTVLTDWKAQVMRFEWNGEPVTLKGDPSLVHSQVTLKAMRRLLRKPCLSFWVECYRVEVDHEFAKGLPEQPKKTPGFVKGLLEQYSQIFYIHTGLPPTRSHDHAIVLKEGSNPIIVRPYRYPQVQKNEIEKMIAEMLSAGIIKPSTSPFSSPVLLVKKKDGSWRFCVDYRALNKETVADKYPIPMIDELLDELHGATIFSKLDLRSGYHQILVRPEDTAKTTFRTSDGHYEFLVMPFGLKNAPATFQSLMNEIFRPYLRKFVLVFFDDILIYSATPAEHLTHLQEVLGVLAKNTLFANLKKCEFAQPVIGYLGHVISKDGVAVDLDKAAAMIEWPSPRNLRDLRGFLGLTGYYRKFVAGYATIEHPLTL; encoded by the coding sequence ATGGGGCCACCGACTGTTACGCAACGAGTGGACACCCTCGAAGAGAAGGTATTAGATCTGGACGAAACCTTGAAAGAGATGGTATCCCAGACTGTTGGCAAGGCGATGGACGCGATGCGCCATTCCTTAACAGAGGTTTTGCTCGAGGGTCAGAGTTTGGCAGTGAAGAAGATGGGGGCTGAGTTTGAAGCCCTTACTGGGCGTTTGGAGGGACGGGTGAATCGCAGTCGTGAGCATCATGAGACGTTGATTAATACGATGAGAAACGACCAGCTGAAATTTCAGGCTGATGTTCGTTCCACTCTTGAGAAGCTTGATGCCAGTGCACATCGTTCCGATCCGTTAGTGAGTCCTGTTAACTCGGCgttaggtggtggtggtggtgacaACGGGGGTCGATTTCAGACTCGTGATGGCGTGGGGGGTTCCAATGGCGGTAGATCCCCAGTTGGGGGGCATGGTTTGGGTCCGGGACCGGGTAATTGGCGGTATAGGAAATTGGACATGCCGGTTTTTGACGGATCTGACCCGGATGGGTGGATCCTCCGTGTTGAAAGATATTTTGCTTTTTATCGCCTCACCGAGGACGAGATGCTGGAGGCTGTTGTGGTAGCAATGGAGGGGGATGCCCTGAGATGGTTGCAATGGGAACATAAGAGGCATCCAATACGCCGATGGGCTGATCTGAAACGTTTTGTGCTCCGCCAGTTCAGGTCCAGCAGTGGTGGGTCTTTGTATGAACAGTGGCTGTCCACTGCCCAAACAGCTACTGTCCACGACTATCGTCGTTCTTTTATTGAGACATCAGCACCATTGGAGGGTCTCTCAGAGGACATTTTAATGGGCCATTTCATTAATGGACTCAAGGAGGAAATTCGCGCGGAGGTGCGTCTATTAAACCCCATGTGTTTAGAACAAGCTATGGAACAGGCTATAAGGGTTGAAGAGAAATTGAAGGTGACTGGCCAACGCAAATTTTGGGGTGTTGCGAAATCGAGGGTGTTTTCTACTACCAGCCGAGGTGGTTCGTCTGTGGGTCAGTATTCAATTTCATCACCTGGCAGTTCACCTGGTAGTAAACACTGGGAGCTGCAATCCACGGATTCACAGGCTTCAACCCAATCTACGGTTGCCTCTAGTCCACGTTCACAGACAGGCGGTGATGTGAGGCGCCTCACAGAGAGGGAATTACAGGAAAAGAGGGCAAATGGATTATGTTATAGATGTGATGCTAAGTGGTCTGTGGGGCATAGATGCAAGAAAAAGGAGCTGAGTGTGATGCTCATTATGGAGGACGAAGGTGAACTGGATAGCACGGACAGTGATGTGCCTCTCTCACCTACTGAAGAGGTAATTTCTGAAGTATCACTTAATTCAGTAGTTGGTATTTCGAATCCAAAAACAATGAAGTTGAAGGGATTGATTGGTAATCATGAGGTGGTTGTTATGGTCGACCCTGGAGCGACTCATAACTTCATATCGTTGGAAACGGTGGCAGCTACTGGTATTCGGGTGGAGAATTCGATGGGGTTCGGTGTTTCACTAGGTAATGGAGATGCAATAAAAGGGGAAGGGCTGTGTAAGGATGTGACTGTTCACCTTGACGGGGGCTTAGAGGTGACTGCTGATTTTTTACCTCTCAAGTTAGGTAGCACTGATGTAATATTGGGTATTGCTTGGTTGAAGAGGTTGGGGACAGTGTTGACTGATTGGAAGGCTCAAGTGATGAGATTCGAGTGGAACGGAGAGCCAGTGACGTTGAAAGGTGATCCGTCCCTGGTGCATTCACAGGTGACTTTAAAGGCAATGAGGCGGTTGTTAAGGAAGCCGTGTTTGAGTTTCTGGGTTGAATGTTATAGGGTGGAAGTCGACCACGAGTTCGCCAAGGGGTTACCTGAGCAGCCAAAGAAGACACCTGGTTTTGTGAAGGGGCTGTTGGAGCAATATTCACAGATTTTTTACATACATACGGGTCTGCCTCCTACCCGAAGTCATGACCATGCTATTGTCCTTAAGGAAGGAAGCAATCCTATTATTGTACGGCCGTATAGGTACCCACAAGTGCAGAAAAATGAAATTGAGAAGATGATAGCTGAGATGTTGAGTGCAGGTATCATTAAACCGTCCACTAGTCCCTTTTCTAGTCCTGTATTGTTGGTAAAGAAAAAAGACGGTTCCTGGCGGTTTTGCGTTGATTACCGTGCTTTAAACAAGGAGACGGTGGCTGATAAATATCCGATACCGATGATTGATGAGTTGTTGGACGAACTTCATGGGGCAACAATTTTCTCGAAGTTGGATCTTCGTTCGGGTTATCATCAGATATTAGTAAGGCCAGAAGATACGGCTAAGACAACTTTTCGGACTTCGGATGGGCACTATGAATTTCTTGTTATGCCATTTGGATTGAAGAACGCCCCTGCTACTTTCCAATCCTTAATGAATGAGATTTTTCGGCCTTATTTGCGAAAGTTTGTGCTCGTATTTTTTGACGATATTTTAATCTATAGTGCCACCCCAGCAGAGCATCTGACACATTTACAGGAGGTGTTGGGCGTGCTTGCTAAAAATACTTTATTCGCCAACTTGAAGAAGTGTGAGTTTGCACAGCCGGTAATTGGCTATTTAGGCCATGTTATTTCGAAGGATGGCGTAGCTGTTGATCTGGACAAGGCAGCAGCGATGATAGAATGGCCTTCTCCTCGCAATCTACGTGATTTAAGGGGATTTTTGGGTTTGACAGGGTATTACAGGAAGTTCGTGGCCGGCTATGCCACCATTGAACACCCATTGACACTCTAG